A single genomic interval of Devosia oryziradicis harbors:
- a CDS encoding ABC transporter permease: protein MGSVWSAIRIGLLDMRGDLRRFLLLVVCLAVGTALISGVNSVGSSITRAIDDGAAELMGGDVELSRADRLATDAERASMDTFGTVSTIVDTNLRAESASGDAFVDLTAIGPTYPLLGQVVSPQLPSGQSVHQFLAPVEDIHGALLDPVLLDQLGLAIGDSFGLGGTEFQVRGTLTKLPDGPVRGFRLGLTAIVTDAGFASVSDRTSPLPGLGSWYRYKLLLNDRDAEAGKAALETAFADSGWTVRSARDGLGQMVRYYDLFMRFLVIVGLGSLLIGGVSVWTGMQAYIAERASVIAVLRSMGASRARIFIHFFAQVAALAAVGVGIGLLIGGGAAFAVLPIIGRAVGIDLAATLHIQPLLVAAGAGFVTAFAFAYLPLQQAQTIRPVLLFRSKGLSAPPIDWRALLLSWQVLPLIAAAIAFFVLAWLMTGDAVLVAAFGLASGVSAILFQLFIRVIQFGLSRLPEPRARIPRHALRAISGSGQNAASVVVSAGMALAMLIVVLVLQTNLRQEFLGASAFDVPTLVASDLFPDEVDALAAVAGPGTDIPRFVATPMLRGALTEIAGQPAETVRTRGPEATFLLAGEVPLTYRTQLPASSRITSGEWWPADYAGPALVSLHQSLRSGLGVDLGDTLTFTIFGEPITATIASFRDYSWQGGIDFLATFSPGVIDAYPTTLFAAVTALPGREEAVERQLAADFPDVRFIEIGDTLKQITDALGQLSFAAVLVGGLAVGNGLLVLVGSLATGRRQREADTVISKVLGATRLELMATAFMQYLVLATLAALPAIVLGIGLGWLISMLMLNVDFTLNSDSLAIVLLVAIAITACLGAMTILRAASARPARLLRDL, encoded by the coding sequence ATGGGATCGGTCTGGAGCGCCATCCGCATCGGCCTGCTCGACATGCGCGGGGACCTGCGCCGTTTCCTGTTGCTGGTCGTTTGTCTTGCCGTGGGCACCGCGTTGATCTCGGGCGTCAACTCGGTCGGCTCGAGCATCACCCGCGCCATCGACGACGGGGCCGCCGAACTGATGGGCGGCGATGTCGAACTGTCCCGCGCCGATCGGCTCGCCACCGATGCCGAACGCGCCAGCATGGACACGTTCGGCACCGTCTCCACCATTGTCGACACCAACCTGCGCGCGGAATCGGCCAGCGGCGACGCCTTCGTCGACCTCACCGCCATCGGCCCCACCTATCCCCTGCTCGGCCAGGTGGTGAGCCCGCAATTGCCTTCAGGTCAATCCGTCCACCAGTTCCTCGCCCCGGTCGAGGATATCCATGGCGCGCTCCTCGACCCGGTGCTGCTCGATCAGCTGGGCCTGGCTATCGGCGACAGCTTCGGCCTGGGCGGCACCGAATTCCAGGTGCGCGGCACCTTGACCAAGCTGCCCGATGGCCCCGTGCGCGGCTTCCGCCTCGGCCTCACCGCCATCGTGACCGATGCCGGCTTCGCCTCCGTTTCCGACCGCACATCGCCCCTGCCGGGTCTGGGCTCCTGGTATCGCTACAAGCTCCTGCTCAATGATCGCGATGCCGAAGCCGGGAAGGCTGCGCTGGAAACCGCCTTTGCCGATAGCGGCTGGACCGTGCGCTCGGCCCGCGATGGCCTCGGGCAGATGGTGCGCTACTACGACCTCTTCATGCGCTTCCTCGTCATTGTCGGCCTGGGCTCGCTGCTCATTGGCGGCGTCAGCGTCTGGACCGGCATGCAGGCCTATATCGCCGAGCGCGCCAGCGTCATCGCCGTGCTGCGCTCCATGGGCGCCAGCCGCGCGCGCATCTTCATCCACTTCTTCGCCCAGGTCGCAGCCCTCGCCGCGGTGGGCGTCGGCATTGGCCTCCTTATCGGCGGTGGAGCCGCTTTTGCCGTCCTGCCCATCATCGGCCGCGCCGTGGGTATCGATCTGGCCGCCACGCTGCATATCCAGCCGCTGCTGGTGGCGGCGGGCGCCGGTTTCGTCACTGCCTTCGCCTTTGCCTACCTGCCGCTGCAGCAGGCCCAGACCATCCGCCCCGTGCTGCTGTTCCGCTCCAAGGGCCTTTCGGCCCCACCCATCGACTGGCGCGCTCTGCTGCTCTCCTGGCAGGTCCTGCCGCTCATCGCCGCTGCCATCGCCTTTTTCGTACTGGCCTGGCTGATGACGGGTGATGCCGTACTGGTAGCCGCCTTCGGCCTCGCCAGCGGCGTTTCGGCCATCCTCTTCCAGCTGTTCATCCGCGTCATCCAGTTCGGCCTGAGCCGGCTGCCCGAACCGCGCGCCCGCATTCCGCGCCACGCCTTGCGCGCCATTTCCGGCTCCGGCCAGAATGCCGCCTCGGTCGTGGTCTCCGCCGGCATGGCCCTGGCCATGCTGATCGTCGTCCTGGTGCTCCAGACCAACCTGCGCCAGGAATTCCTCGGCGCCTCCGCCTTCGACGTCCCGACCCTGGTCGCCTCCGACCTCTTCCCCGATGAAGTGGACGCCCTGGCCGCTGTCGCCGGCCCGGGTACCGATATCCCCCGCTTCGTCGCCACGCCCATGCTGCGTGGCGCCTTGACCGAAATAGCCGGCCAACCCGCTGAAACGGTCCGCACCCGCGGCCCCGAAGCCACCTTCCTCCTCGCCGGCGAAGTGCCACTTACCTATCGTACGCAGCTCCCCGCCTCCTCGCGCATCACCTCGGGCGAGTGGTGGCCTGCCGACTATGCCGGCCCGGCTCTGGTGTCCCTCCACCAGAGCCTGCGTTCAGGCCTCGGCGTCGACCTGGGTGACACGCTCACCTTCACCATTTTCGGCGAACCGATCACCGCCACGATAGCCAGTTTCCGCGATTATTCCTGGCAGGGGGGCATCGACTTCCTCGCCACCTTCTCCCCCGGCGTCATCGATGCCTATCCGACCACGCTGTTTGCGGCTGTCACCGCCCTGCCGGGTCGCGAGGAGGCCGTCGAGCGCCAGCTCGCCGCCGATTTCCCCGATGTCCGCTTTATCGAGATCGGCGATACGCTCAAGCAGATCACCGATGCGCTCGGCCAACTTTCCTTCGCCGCAGTCCTGGTGGGTGGCCTGGCCGTCGGCAACGGGCTGCTCGTTCTGGTCGGCAGCCTCGCCACCGGCCGCCGCCAGCGCGAGGCCGACACGGTGATATCAAAGGTACTGGGTGCCACTCGCCTCGAACTGATGGCCACCGCCTTCATGCAATATCTGGTTCTGGCAACCCTGGCCGCCCTGCCCGCCATCGTGCTGGGCATCGGCCTGGGCTGGCTGATCAGCATGCTCATGCTCAATGTCGACTTCACCCTCAACAGCGACTCCCTGGCCATCGTCCTCCTGGTCGCCATCGCCATCACCGCCTGCCTGGGTGCCATGACCATCCTGCGCGCCGCCTCGGCACGGCCGGCAAGACTGCTGCGGGATTTGTAA
- a CDS encoding ABC transporter ATP-binding protein, producing MTKADAPIIAARDVDYSLDVAGKPLHILKRVSLEVAPSEVVAIVGPSGSGKTSLLMLLAGLERATGGRVEVNGADLGALDEDDLARFRRRTLGIVFQSFHLIPSLTAHDNVGLALEIAAPELPLSQIREKAAAALAAVGLGNRLDHRPSALSGGEQQRVGLARAMVANPPLLLADEPTGNLDQKTGAVVVDLMFDLAREKGTAVVLITHDPHLAARADRVFTMMAGELTETTGQR from the coding sequence GTGACTAAAGCTGACGCGCCGATCATTGCTGCACGCGATGTTGATTACTCTCTCGACGTTGCGGGCAAGCCGCTGCATATCCTCAAGCGCGTTTCCCTGGAGGTAGCCCCATCGGAAGTGGTGGCCATCGTCGGCCCATCGGGCAGCGGCAAGACCTCGCTGCTGATGCTGCTGGCCGGCCTCGAGCGCGCCACTGGCGGTCGGGTCGAGGTCAACGGTGCCGATCTGGGAGCCCTCGACGAAGACGATCTCGCCCGCTTCCGCCGCAGGACGCTGGGCATCGTGTTCCAGAGCTTCCACCTCATTCCCTCGCTGACCGCGCATGACAATGTTGGCCTCGCGCTCGAAATCGCCGCGCCCGAACTGCCGCTGTCGCAAATTCGCGAAAAAGCCGCCGCAGCCCTCGCCGCCGTCGGCCTGGGCAACCGGCTCGATCACCGGCCCTCGGCTCTCTCGGGCGGTGAGCAGCAGCGCGTCGGCCTGGCCCGCGCCATGGTCGCCAATCCGCCGCTGCTGCTGGCCGACGAGCCGACCGGCAATCTCGACCAGAAAACCGGTGCCGTCGTCGTCGACCTGATGTTCGACCTGGCCCGCGAAAAGGGCACCGCGGTGGTGCTGATCACCCACGATCCCCACCTGGCCGCCCGCGCCGACCGGGTGTTCACCATGATGGCCGGGGAACTCACCGAAACCACGGGTCAGCGTTGA
- a CDS encoding heme-binding beta-barrel domain-containing protein, with protein sequence MNKWLGIGVALALMPFAGVTLVQAQAEIALLEAYVGNWQGEGALVGGDEPEPFRCRLSVAKGNAGKVNYTGRCALVNATLSISGTIAYNESAKRYEAAMSSNAGFTGIAIGQQRQGQISFDLKEQQKDRAGSDVRIGSRILLANGDITVDFEVEFNNSGEVLTASVPFSQ encoded by the coding sequence ATGAATAAGTGGTTGGGGATTGGTGTTGCGCTGGCCTTGATGCCGTTTGCCGGCGTGACGCTGGTGCAGGCACAGGCCGAGATCGCCTTGCTGGAAGCCTATGTGGGGAACTGGCAGGGCGAGGGTGCGCTTGTTGGCGGCGACGAGCCGGAACCGTTCCGCTGCCGGCTGTCCGTCGCCAAGGGCAATGCGGGCAAGGTGAACTATACCGGCCGCTGCGCGCTGGTGAATGCGACGCTCTCGATCAGCGGCACGATCGCCTACAATGAATCGGCGAAGCGCTATGAAGCGGCCATGAGCTCCAATGCCGGATTTACCGGCATCGCGATCGGCCAACAGCGGCAGGGGCAGATCAGCTTCGACCTCAAGGAGCAGCAAAAGGATCGGGCCGGCAGCGATGTACGCATCGGCTCGCGGATCCTTCTGGCAAATGGCGATATCACCGTGGACTTCGAGGTGGAGTTCAACAATTCCGGCGAGGTGCTGACCGCCTCCGTGCCCTTCAGCCAATAG
- a CDS encoding DUF2177 family protein, translating into MPAPVIAYAASAVAFFALDFIWLSLAVPRLYKPLLGTLLRESPNLPVAGAFYLVYVVGLVVFAVLPAASAGSWLMALGLGALLGLVAYGTYDFTNLSTVKDWPLMVSVVDLAWGISVSAVASLVGYAVLSWFSPSA; encoded by the coding sequence ATGCCCGCACCCGTCATAGCCTATGCCGCATCCGCGGTGGCCTTCTTCGCCCTTGATTTCATCTGGTTGAGCCTGGCCGTTCCGCGGCTCTATAAACCCCTCCTTGGCACATTGCTGCGCGAGAGCCCCAACCTGCCGGTCGCAGGCGCCTTCTACCTGGTCTATGTGGTGGGGCTCGTCGTCTTTGCCGTGCTGCCGGCCGCCTCGGCAGGCTCATGGCTCATGGCGCTCGGTCTGGGCGCGCTGCTGGGCCTGGTTGCTTACGGCACCTATGACTTCACCAACCTGTCCACGGTGAAGGATTGGCCCCTGATGGTCAGCGTGGTCGACCTGGCCTGGGGCATCAGCGTCAGCGCGGTAGCCTCGCTGGTCGGCTATGCCGTCCTGTCCTGGTTCTCGCCCTCGGCCTGA
- a CDS encoding NAD(P)/FAD-dependent oxidoreductase, with translation MHHDHHPDLSHHRRIAVIGAGVAGLSAAWLLSRKHEVTLYEKEDWLGGHAHTVDVETAGGRMAIDTGFIVYNTDNYPNFTALLQHLEVASVETHMSFAASVGAGRFEYSSDFRGLIGQKRNLARPGYWQMLADIVRFYAHAESLIDSPEIEGMTLGGFLDKHGYSTHLVDLHILPMCAAIWSSSADAIRGFPMRAFVRFFSSHELFKLGRRALWRTVKGGSRSYVAAMVRDFGGKVRQAPAARAISRQAGLVTVEDVHGGRDVFTDVIMASHADQTLAMLDDADGLEREVLGAFSYTHNRAVLHDDPSLMPQRKAVWASWNYIGGPDDAGADALCVTYWMNRLQNLDRRHPIFVTLNPSREPRKSAVLRSYDYEHPLFNQPALTAQKRLWELQGRRGTWFCGSYFGYGFHEDGLQSGLAVAENFGVTRPWVRPVNRIAEAPVQLQAAE, from the coding sequence ATGCATCACGATCATCATCCAGACCTCTCCCATCATCGCCGCATCGCCGTGATCGGCGCCGGTGTCGCGGGCCTCTCGGCAGCCTGGCTACTGAGCCGGAAGCACGAGGTGACGCTCTATGAAAAGGAAGATTGGTTGGGCGGGCATGCCCATACTGTCGATGTCGAGACCGCGGGCGGGCGGATGGCCATCGATACCGGCTTTATCGTCTACAACACCGACAATTACCCCAATTTCACGGCGCTGCTGCAGCATCTGGAAGTCGCGAGCGTCGAGACGCACATGTCGTTTGCCGCCTCGGTGGGCGCCGGGCGGTTCGAATATTCGAGCGACTTCCGGGGCCTGATCGGGCAGAAACGGAACCTGGCGCGGCCCGGCTACTGGCAGATGCTGGCCGATATCGTGCGCTTTTACGCCCATGCCGAGAGCCTGATCGACAGCCCGGAAATCGAAGGCATGACCCTTGGCGGTTTCCTTGACAAGCACGGCTACTCGACGCACCTGGTCGACCTGCACATCCTGCCGATGTGCGCGGCGATCTGGTCCAGTTCGGCCGACGCTATCCGCGGCTTTCCGATGCGCGCGTTCGTGCGGTTCTTTTCGAGCCACGAACTGTTCAAGCTGGGCCGGCGCGCCCTGTGGCGCACGGTCAAGGGCGGCAGCCGCAGCTATGTGGCGGCCATGGTGCGCGACTTCGGCGGCAAGGTGCGGCAGGCGCCGGCGGCGCGGGCCATCAGCCGGCAGGCCGGCCTGGTAACGGTGGAGGACGTGCACGGCGGGCGCGACGTGTTCACCGACGTGATCATGGCCAGCCATGCCGACCAGACATTGGCGATGCTCGATGATGCCGATGGGTTGGAGCGCGAAGTGCTCGGCGCTTTCAGCTACACGCATAATCGTGCCGTGTTGCACGACGATCCGAGCCTGATGCCACAGCGCAAGGCGGTTTGGGCGAGCTGGAACTATATCGGCGGCCCCGACGATGCCGGCGCAGACGCACTCTGCGTCACTTACTGGATGAACCGGCTGCAGAACCTGGACCGACGCCACCCGATCTTCGTGACCCTCAATCCGAGCCGCGAACCGCGCAAAAGCGCCGTGCTGCGCAGCTACGACTATGAGCATCCCCTGTTCAACCAGCCGGCGCTGACGGCCCAGAAGCGGCTCTGGGAGTTGCAGGGCCGGCGTGGCACCTGGTTCTGCGGCAGCTATTTCGGCTATGGCTTCCACGAGGACGGGCTGCAGTCCGGCCTGGCGGTCGCGGAGAATTTCGGAGTGACCCGCCCCTGGGTCCGCCCTGTCAACCGCATTGCCGAAGCCCCGGTTCAACTCCAGGCGGCGGAATGA